One stretch of Bosea vaviloviae DNA includes these proteins:
- a CDS encoding S1 family peptidase translates to MAAPVLAFLPPTALAQAPAPAPNPQLAAAQASFEALPEAERKAIQTDLIWAGLFNAAVSGSYGPLTFRAINALKAGRGEPNGVLSPAERAALAQAARGAREAAGFRLIDDARTGMRIGIPEKVLPKREATPTGGSRWQSADGKITLDATASPPGETLDSVFEKATLVNPNNPGRKITYKLLRPDFFVVTGETATGKFYRRLASGPQGLRGFSIGYDKVLSASVDKLVIAIAGSFEPFPTGPAPASPASAIASVAGSSSPIVRPVAAPTERYGVGLVISDKVVATAASAIDGCRSLRVGGRPARLRAKDDASGLALLDLDGGPGLTALGSRSEALGERENLVLVAFGDDAGKRAALALPGQAVRIGANAAVFAPLQPGQAGSPVFDRQGRLAGLVTANPSDKILIAGVAPQRAYAVADAAALQAAIAKAGLSLAAAVAGGELSTGRIVERVGKSVLPVICGL, encoded by the coding sequence TTGGCCGCTCCTGTCCTGGCGTTCCTGCCGCCAACGGCGCTGGCGCAGGCTCCCGCCCCGGCTCCCAATCCTCAGCTCGCCGCGGCCCAGGCGAGTTTCGAGGCGCTGCCCGAGGCCGAGCGCAAGGCGATTCAGACCGATCTGATCTGGGCCGGCCTGTTCAACGCGGCGGTGAGCGGCTCCTATGGACCGCTGACCTTCCGCGCCATCAATGCGCTGAAGGCCGGGCGCGGCGAGCCCAATGGCGTGCTCTCGCCGGCCGAGCGCGCAGCGCTTGCACAAGCGGCGCGCGGCGCGCGCGAGGCGGCGGGGTTTCGCCTGATCGATGACGCACGCACCGGCATGCGGATCGGCATTCCTGAAAAGGTGCTGCCCAAGCGCGAGGCGACGCCGACCGGAGGCAGCCGTTGGCAGAGCGCCGACGGCAAGATCACGCTCGATGCGACCGCGAGCCCGCCGGGCGAGACGCTGGACTCGGTCTTCGAGAAGGCGACCCTGGTCAACCCAAACAATCCGGGCCGCAAGATCACCTACAAATTGCTGCGCCCGGACTTCTTCGTGGTCACCGGCGAGACCGCCACGGGCAAGTTCTACCGCCGGCTGGCGTCGGGGCCGCAAGGCCTGCGCGGCTTCTCGATCGGCTATGACAAGGTGCTTTCGGCAAGCGTCGACAAGCTGGTGATCGCCATCGCCGGGAGTTTCGAACCCTTCCCGACCGGGCCTGCGCCGGCGAGCCCGGCGAGCGCTATCGCCAGCGTCGCGGGCTCGTCGTCTCCGATCGTTCGCCCGGTCGCGGCCCCGACCGAGCGCTATGGCGTCGGCCTCGTCATATCGGACAAGGTCGTGGCCACGGCGGCGTCCGCGATCGACGGCTGCCGCTCGCTGCGGGTCGGCGGGCGTCCGGCGCGGCTGCGCGCCAAGGATGATGCGAGCGGGCTTGCCTTGCTCGATCTCGATGGCGGGCCGGGGCTGACCGCGCTCGGGTCCCGCTCCGAGGCGCTGGGCGAACGCGAAAACCTCGTCCTGGTGGCGTTCGGCGATGATGCCGGCAAGCGTGCCGCCCTCGCCTTGCCAGGGCAAGCTGTCCGGATCGGGGCGAATGCGGCCGTGTTCGCGCCGCTCCAGCCGGGCCAGGCCGGCAGCCCGGTTTTCGACCGGCAGGGCAGGCTGGCAGGGCTGGTCACAGCCAACCCCTCCGACAAGATCCTGATCGCTGGCGTCGCACCGCAGCGGGCCTATGCGGTGGCGGACGCTGCGGCCTTGCAGGCCGCGATCGCGAAGGCGGGGCTCTCGCTTGCCGCAGCCGTTGCCGGCGGCGAGCTCAGCACCGGCCGGATCGTCGAGAGGGTCGGCAAGTCGGTCCTGCCCGTCATCTGCGGATTGTAG
- a CDS encoding alpha-2-macroglobulin gives MTLLARLALLFGLALAAQPAFAQKAYVRNDLAADGQRLEERLKREVSVSGRQATEALRIGASALARGDARAALPQANAAVVAEPNNAAAWRLMANAANAIEPRDYRERWELRERAISAAYLAYQRASSRPEEAASLGVLARTFEKNELWRPALTTYRLSLDLADNAGLRTTYESLREKRGFRILSNKVDADAASPRACFEFSEPLARGRVDFAPYVAISGGRSTQGSGDFAVSAEERQICVDGLRHGERYAFVIRQGVPSAIPDEKLLKSADYEVYVRDRTPSVRFTGKNYVLPRTGQQGIPVVSVNADRLDLEVMRIGDRNLINSVHSDDFLGQLGSSASKQIASDKGQSVWTGSMEVKSEPNKDVITAFPVIEAVGRLQPGVYVMFAKPTGGKVAAAQTDSDSDYDDGTTRATQWFVVSDLGLTSFSGPDGVHVLVRSLADAAPVANAELRLLARNNEVLGTVRSDANGYARFDAGLGKGQGGNAPGLVTALLGEDYGFLDLKQTAFDLSDRGVKGRVAPAGLDAYLYTERGVYRSGETVYLTSLLRDAKGAAVTGLPLTIVVKRPDGVEYRRRQVEDQGAGGRAHSIPLFSGAQTGTWRVQAYADPKGPAIGEASFLVEDYVPERLELTLTPKTPLLQAGEPAEIDVNARYLYGAPGSELDVNGSMTIRSAAQSAIPGFAGYQVGLTDEEFQPVQTDFEESTTTDASGKVTVSNPVAQPETNRPLEAEFTIRVGEPGGRAIARSVTLPIVPKGAALGIKALFKDGELGNGQTAGFEVIMANGDGRRLARPGVKWTLSKVTRNYQWFFQDGRWNFEGVKQTRRVADGELTVSANAAASISAPVQWGNYRLDVAADGPDSTESSLSFTVGYEADKTADTPDVLDVALDKNAYANGETMQVRLAPRFAGKATLAVISDRVNEIRTIDVAAGGATASIPVKAEWGASAYLVVLAHRPMDTAAQRLPGRAIGLSWFAIGKENRTLAIDLGAPPLVRPQTTLSLPVKVTGARAGEDAFVTVAAVDIGILNLTRFESPDPSRFFFGQRQIGHELRDLYGYLIDGMQGVRGAIRTGGDGAPTAQGEKPTQEPLARYSGVVKVGADGMAKVDFDLPAFNGSVRVMAVAWSAGRTGQASADVIIRDQVVAQATLPRFLAIGDQSRFHLAINNVEGPAGPYVVDLDVRGPVLVAADATRKTLQLAAGAKSELTIPVTAAGLGRAEFDVRITGPGSIGTVQNLAVRVQPSANTIARRIVRPIPGNGGSITVSSDLMADLVPNSGQVSVSVSPLASLDVPALLKALDRYPYGCTEQTVSRALPLLSVNKLATLENLSLDANADERVNGAIERVLARQGANGSFGLWGVGGEDLWLDAFVADFLTRARERQFQVPQIAFNLALDRLRNQVVNTSEINKEEAAGIAYALYVLARNGRPVMGDLRYLADNKLADFATPLARGQIGAALSALGDRGRGRAAFTSALGLLQDARDDGLSRPDYGTRLRDGAGVLALIAEANGERADITRAAAIVDTARGSARYTSTQEQMWMVVAAQALAKDAEGMTLTVDGAERKGPLYRTISAEALEAKPLTVANPGAASAQAVITVSGIPTGAEPALNQGFGLERVIYTMKGEKADPARLRQNERYVVALNVTEPALRYGRVLLVDPLPAGLEIENANLTEGASVAGLDWLKQEVTPVHTEARDDRYVAAFDRDGSNNQKLAFTIAYIVRAVSPGRYVAPAGVIEDMYRPDRFGRTAFGTVDISSAR, from the coding sequence ATGACCCTGCTCGCCCGTCTCGCCTTGCTTTTCGGTCTGGCGCTCGCGGCGCAGCCGGCCTTCGCCCAGAAGGCCTATGTCCGCAACGACCTCGCCGCCGACGGGCAGCGGCTGGAGGAGCGCTTGAAGCGCGAGGTCTCGGTCAGCGGCAGGCAGGCGACTGAGGCCCTGCGGATCGGCGCCTCCGCACTCGCCCGCGGCGATGCCCGCGCCGCCTTGCCCCAGGCCAATGCCGCCGTCGTCGCCGAGCCCAACAACGCCGCCGCATGGCGCCTGATGGCGAATGCGGCCAACGCGATCGAACCGCGCGACTATCGCGAGCGCTGGGAACTGCGCGAACGCGCCATCTCGGCCGCCTATCTTGCCTATCAGCGCGCCAGCTCGCGCCCCGAGGAGGCCGCCTCGCTCGGCGTGCTGGCCCGCACCTTCGAGAAGAACGAGCTCTGGCGGCCGGCGCTGACGACCTATCGGCTGAGCCTCGACCTCGCCGACAATGCCGGCCTGCGCACCACCTATGAGAGCCTGCGCGAGAAGCGCGGCTTCCGCATCCTCTCCAACAAGGTCGATGCCGACGCCGCCTCGCCCCGCGCCTGTTTCGAGTTCTCGGAGCCGCTGGCGCGCGGCCGCGTCGATTTCGCACCTTATGTCGCGATCTCCGGCGGCAGAAGCACGCAAGGATCGGGCGATTTCGCCGTCAGCGCCGAGGAGCGCCAGATCTGCGTCGACGGGCTGCGCCATGGCGAGCGCTACGCCTTCGTCATCCGCCAGGGTGTGCCCTCGGCGATTCCCGACGAGAAGCTGCTGAAATCGGCCGATTACGAGGTCTATGTCCGCGACCGCACGCCTTCGGTGCGCTTCACCGGCAAGAACTACGTGCTGCCGCGCACCGGCCAGCAGGGCATCCCCGTCGTCTCCGTCAACGCCGACCGGCTCGACCTCGAGGTCATGCGCATCGGCGATCGCAACCTGATCAACTCGGTCCACTCCGACGATTTTCTCGGCCAGCTCGGCTCCTCTGCCTCGAAGCAGATCGCCAGCGACAAGGGCCAAAGCGTCTGGACCGGCTCGATGGAGGTGAAGTCCGAACCGAACAAGGACGTGATCACGGCCTTCCCGGTGATCGAGGCCGTCGGGCGCCTGCAGCCCGGCGTCTATGTGATGTTCGCCAAGCCGACCGGCGGCAAGGTGGCGGCAGCGCAGACTGATTCCGACAGCGACTATGACGACGGCACGACGCGCGCGACGCAATGGTTCGTCGTCTCCGACCTCGGCCTGACCTCCTTCTCCGGGCCCGACGGCGTGCATGTGCTGGTGCGCTCGCTCGCCGACGCCGCGCCCGTCGCCAATGCCGAACTCAGGCTGCTCGCCCGCAACAACGAGGTGCTGGGGACAGTGCGCTCCGACGCCAATGGCTATGCTCGCTTCGATGCCGGGCTGGGCAAGGGCCAGGGCGGCAACGCGCCGGGCCTCGTCACCGCGTTGCTGGGCGAGGATTACGGCTTCCTCGATCTGAAGCAGACGGCGTTCGATCTCTCCGATCGCGGCGTCAAGGGTCGCGTCGCGCCCGCGGGCCTCGACGCCTATCTCTACACCGAGCGCGGCGTCTACCGCTCCGGCGAGACGGTCTATCTGACCAGCCTCCTGCGCGACGCCAAGGGCGCGGCCGTGACCGGCCTGCCATTGACCATCGTGGTCAAGCGGCCCGACGGCGTCGAGTATCGCCGCCGCCAGGTCGAAGATCAGGGTGCCGGCGGCCGGGCCCATTCGATCCCGCTGTTCTCGGGCGCGCAGACCGGAACCTGGCGTGTCCAGGCCTATGCCGATCCGAAGGGCCCCGCGATCGGCGAGGCCTCCTTCCTGGTCGAGGATTATGTTCCCGAGCGCCTGGAATTGACCCTGACGCCCAAAACCCCGTTGCTGCAGGCGGGCGAGCCGGCCGAGATCGACGTCAACGCGCGCTACCTCTACGGCGCGCCGGGCTCCGAGCTCGACGTCAACGGCTCGATGACCATCCGCTCTGCCGCCCAAAGCGCGATCCCCGGCTTCGCCGGCTATCAGGTCGGCCTTACCGACGAGGAGTTCCAGCCGGTCCAGACCGATTTCGAGGAAAGCACCACGACCGACGCCTCCGGCAAGGTCACGGTCTCCAACCCTGTCGCCCAGCCCGAGACCAACCGCCCGCTCGAGGCGGAGTTCACCATCCGCGTCGGCGAGCCTGGCGGGCGCGCCATCGCTCGTTCCGTGACGCTGCCGATCGTGCCCAAGGGCGCGGCGCTCGGCATCAAGGCGCTGTTCAAGGACGGCGAGCTCGGCAACGGCCAGACCGCCGGCTTCGAGGTCATCATGGCCAATGGCGACGGCCGTCGCCTCGCGCGGCCCGGGGTGAAATGGACCTTGTCCAAGGTCACCCGCAACTATCAATGGTTCTTTCAGGACGGGCGTTGGAATTTTGAGGGCGTGAAGCAGACCCGCCGCGTCGCCGATGGCGAGCTCACGGTCAGCGCCAATGCCGCCGCCTCGATCTCGGCTCCGGTGCAATGGGGCAATTACCGCCTCGACGTCGCCGCGGACGGCCCCGATTCCACCGAGAGCTCGCTGTCCTTCACCGTCGGCTACGAGGCCGACAAGACCGCCGATACGCCTGATGTCCTCGACGTCGCGCTCGACAAGAACGCCTACGCCAATGGCGAGACCATGCAGGTGCGCCTGGCGCCGCGCTTCGCCGGCAAGGCGACGCTCGCGGTGATCAGCGACCGCGTCAACGAGATCCGCACCATCGATGTCGCGGCCGGCGGCGCGACGGCCTCGATCCCGGTCAAGGCCGAATGGGGCGCGAGCGCCTATCTCGTCGTGCTGGCGCACCGCCCGATGGACACCGCCGCCCAGCGCCTGCCCGGCCGCGCCATCGGCCTGTCCTGGTTCGCCATCGGCAAGGAGAACCGCACGCTCGCCATCGATCTCGGCGCGCCGCCCCTGGTACGCCCGCAGACGACGCTCTCCTTGCCGGTCAAGGTCACCGGCGCCAGGGCCGGCGAGGATGCCTTCGTCACGGTCGCCGCCGTCGATATCGGCATTCTCAACCTGACCCGCTTCGAATCGCCCGATCCGAGCAGGTTCTTCTTCGGCCAGCGCCAGATCGGCCATGAACTGCGCGATCTCTACGGCTATCTGATCGACGGCATGCAGGGCGTGCGCGGTGCGATCCGCACCGGTGGCGACGGCGCGCCCACGGCTCAGGGCGAGAAGCCGACGCAGGAACCGCTCGCGCGCTATTCCGGCGTGGTCAAGGTTGGCGCGGACGGCATGGCCAAGGTCGATTTCGACCTGCCGGCCTTCAACGGCTCGGTCCGCGTCATGGCGGTCGCCTGGTCGGCCGGACGCACAGGGCAGGCCAGCGCCGATGTGATCATCCGCGATCAGGTCGTCGCGCAGGCGACGCTGCCGCGCTTCCTCGCCATCGGCGACCAGTCGCGCTTCCATCTCGCGATCAACAATGTCGAGGGACCCGCCGGCCCCTATGTCGTCGATCTCGATGTGAGGGGCCCCGTTCTGGTCGCTGCCGACGCGACGCGCAAAACGCTCCAGCTCGCGGCCGGCGCCAAGAGCGAGCTCACCATTCCCGTCACGGCGGCAGGGCTCGGCCGCGCCGAATTCGATGTTCGCATCACCGGGCCTGGAAGCATCGGGACGGTGCAGAACCTCGCCGTGCGCGTGCAGCCCTCGGCCAATACGATCGCGCGGCGCATCGTCCGGCCGATCCCCGGCAATGGCGGTTCGATCACGGTCTCCTCCGATCTGATGGCCGATCTCGTGCCGAATTCCGGGCAGGTCTCCGTCTCGGTCTCGCCGCTCGCCTCGCTCGACGTGCCGGCGCTGCTGAAGGCGCTCGACCGCTACCCCTATGGCTGCACCGAGCAGACGGTAAGCCGCGCCCTGCCGCTGCTCTCGGTCAACAAGCTCGCCACGCTGGAGAACCTCTCGCTCGACGCCAATGCCGATGAGCGGGTCAATGGCGCGATCGAGCGCGTGCTCGCCCGCCAGGGCGCCAACGGCTCCTTCGGGCTCTGGGGAGTCGGCGGCGAGGATCTCTGGCTCGACGCCTTCGTCGCGGATTTCCTGACGCGGGCTCGTGAGCGCCAGTTCCAGGTGCCGCAGATCGCCTTCAATCTCGCTCTCGACCGTCTGCGCAACCAGGTCGTCAACACCAGCGAGATCAACAAGGAGGAGGCCGCCGGCATCGCCTATGCGCTTTATGTGCTCGCCCGCAACGGCCGGCCGGTGATGGGCGATCTGCGCTATCTCGCCGACAACAAGCTCGCCGATTTCGCGACGCCGCTGGCGCGCGGGCAGATCGGCGCCGCGCTCTCGGCGCTGGGCGATCGCGGCCGTGGCCGCGCCGCCTTCACCAGCGCGCTCGGCCTGTTGCAGGATGCGCGCGACGATGGTCTCTCGCGCCCCGATTACGGCACGCGCCTGCGCGACGGGGCGGGCGTGCTCGCCTTGATCGCCGAAGCCAATGGCGAGCGCGCCGACATCACCCGCGCTGCCGCGATCGTCGACACGGCGCGCGGCAGCGCGCGCTACACCTCGACGCAGGAGCAGATGTGGATGGTCGTCGCCGCCCAGGCGCTCGCGAAGGACGCCGAGGGCATGACGCTCACGGTTGATGGCGCCGAACGCAAAGGGCCGCTCTACCGCACCATCTCCGCCGAGGCGCTCGAGGCCAAGCCGCTCACCGTCGCCAATCCAGGCGCCGCCTCGGCACAGGCCGTGATCACCGTCTCGGGCATTCCGACCGGCGCGGAGCCGGCGCTGAACCAGGGCTTTGGCCTGGAGCGGGTGATCTACACGATGAAGGGCGAGAAGGCCGATCCGGCGCGGTTGCGCCAGAACGAGCGCTATGTCGTGGCGCTGAACGTCACCGAACCCGCCTTGCGCTATGGCCGGGTGCTGCTGGTCGATCCCCTGCCCGCCGGGCTCGAGATCGAGAACGCCAACCTGACCGAGGGCGCCTCCGTCGCCGGGCTCGACTGGCTCAAGCAGGAGGTGACGCCGGTGCACACGGAAGCCCGCGACGACCGCTATGTCGCGGCCTTCGACCGTGACGGCTCGAACAATCAGAAGCTCGCCTTCACCATCGCCTACATCGTCCGGGCCGTCTCGCCCGGCCGCTATGTCGCGCCGGCGGGCGTGATCGAGGACATGTACAGGCCGGATCGTTTCGGACGGACCGCGTTCGGAACGGTGGATATTTCGTCGGCGCGGTAG
- the pbpC gene encoding penicillin-binding protein 1C, which yields MTKSATFPSLIRQRYALPPSPPRGEGHRFRKLKIATAALGLVATASAAALLAYASTLPPLDLTAASDRSAVVLDREGKLLRPFLTDDGRWKLPVTTEDVDPRYLAMLKAYEDKRFDNHWGIDPLGLIRAAGQMLLSGRVISGGSTLTMQVARLLEPREERSLSAKLRQLIRAIEIERRFDKPGILDLYLTLAPFGGNLEGVRAASFAYFGKEPKRLSTAEAALLVALPQSPETRRPDRLNEAARKARERVLARVEAAGLATASEVAAARAEPIPTTRKPFPNLAPHVAEQVVAEAPDTHAHRLTIDGRLQANLENLARERSAGLAPQVSIAILVADNETGEIRASVGGVDYFAAERAGSLDLTRALRSPGSALKPFIYALAFDNGIAHPETMLEDRPARYGIYVPENFDLSFQGMVSARKALQLSLNVPAVELLSALGPQRFLSRLRDAGAAIAMPKEGGAPGLAVGLGGLGITLQDLTRLYVGLARGGEMTPLRLKTESQASEPSPRLVDPVAAWYVTDTLLGAPAPQNALPGRIAYKTGTSYGYRDAWAVGFDRKHTIGVWVGRADNGAVPGLVGRLVAAPILFDAFARTGIDPRPFPQPPDTIVATAAHLPPPLRHLRQDVPKTIAAMTTPVLKLAFPPEGARIDLAASALDGRSQLNLKVAGGAPPYTWLVDGAPVLEPTRRREAAWQPPGKGFVRISVIDGTGASESVSVRLQ from the coding sequence ATGACGAAAAGCGCCACATTCCCTTCCCTCATCCGTCAGCGCTACGCGCTGCCACCTTCTCCCCCGAGGGGAGAAGGACACCGCTTTCGCAAACTGAAGATCGCGACCGCCGCTCTTGGCCTTGTGGCAACGGCCTCCGCCGCCGCCCTTCTCGCCTACGCCTCGACCCTGCCGCCGCTCGACCTCACCGCCGCCTCGGACCGCTCAGCCGTCGTGCTCGACCGCGAGGGCAAGCTGCTGCGGCCCTTCCTGACCGATGACGGCCGCTGGAAGCTCCCCGTCACCACCGAGGACGTCGATCCGCGCTACCTCGCCATGCTCAAAGCCTATGAGGACAAGCGCTTCGACAATCATTGGGGCATCGACCCGCTCGGGCTCATCCGTGCCGCCGGCCAGATGCTGCTGAGCGGGCGCGTCATCTCCGGCGGCTCGACCCTGACCATGCAGGTCGCGCGCCTGCTGGAGCCGCGCGAGGAGCGCTCGCTATCCGCCAAGCTGCGCCAGCTCATCCGCGCGATCGAGATCGAGCGCCGCTTCGACAAACCAGGCATTCTCGACCTCTACCTGACGCTCGCTCCCTTCGGCGGCAATCTCGAAGGCGTACGCGCCGCAAGCTTCGCCTATTTCGGCAAGGAGCCGAAGCGTCTCTCGACGGCGGAAGCCGCACTCCTTGTCGCCTTGCCGCAATCGCCCGAGACACGCCGGCCCGACCGTCTCAACGAGGCCGCCCGCAAGGCTCGCGAGCGGGTCCTGGCGCGTGTCGAGGCGGCGGGGTTGGCGACGGCTTCGGAGGTCGCGGCGGCCCGGGCCGAGCCGATCCCGACGACGCGCAAACCGTTCCCGAACCTCGCGCCGCATGTCGCCGAGCAGGTCGTGGCGGAGGCCCCGGACACCCATGCCCACAGGCTCACCATCGACGGTCGGCTCCAGGCCAATCTGGAGAACCTCGCCCGCGAGCGCAGCGCAGGGCTCGCGCCGCAGGTCTCGATCGCCATCCTCGTCGCCGACAACGAGACCGGCGAGATTCGCGCTTCGGTCGGCGGCGTCGATTATTTCGCTGCCGAGCGCGCCGGCTCGCTCGACCTGACGCGGGCACTGCGTTCACCCGGCTCGGCGCTGAAGCCCTTCATCTATGCGCTCGCCTTCGACAACGGCATCGCCCATCCCGAAACGATGCTGGAGGACCGGCCGGCACGCTACGGCATCTATGTGCCGGAGAATTTCGACCTGAGCTTCCAAGGCATGGTGAGCGCGCGAAAAGCCTTGCAGCTCTCGCTCAACGTCCCCGCCGTCGAGCTCTTATCCGCGCTCGGGCCGCAGCGCTTCCTGTCGCGATTGCGCGACGCAGGCGCCGCCATCGCCATGCCGAAGGAGGGCGGAGCGCCTGGCTTGGCGGTCGGTCTGGGCGGCTTGGGCATCACGCTGCAGGATCTGACGCGGCTTTATGTCGGGCTGGCGCGCGGCGGCGAGATGACGCCGCTGCGGCTGAAGACCGAGAGCCAGGCGAGCGAACCCTCGCCTCGTCTCGTCGACCCGGTCGCGGCCTGGTATGTCACCGACACCTTGCTCGGTGCGCCGGCGCCGCAGAATGCCCTGCCCGGGCGTATCGCCTACAAGACCGGCACATCCTATGGCTATCGCGACGCCTGGGCGGTCGGCTTCGATCGCAAGCACACGATCGGCGTCTGGGTCGGACGGGCCGACAATGGCGCGGTGCCGGGGCTGGTCGGGCGCCTGGTCGCGGCTCCGATCCTGTTCGACGCCTTCGCCCGGACCGGCATCGATCCCCGCCCCTTCCCGCAGCCGCCCGACACGATCGTCGCGACCGCCGCGCATCTGCCGCCACCCTTGCGCCATCTGCGTCAGGACGTGCCCAAGACGATCGCCGCGATGACGACGCCGGTGCTGAAGCTCGCCTTCCCGCCGGAGGGCGCGCGGATCGATCTCGCAGCCTCGGCGCTCGACGGCCGCAGCCAGCTCAACCTCAAGGTCGCGGGCGGCGCACCGCCCTATACCTGGCTCGTCGACGGCGCGCCCGTCCTGGAGCCGACCCGCCGCCGCGAAGCCGCCTGGCAACCACCCGGAAAAGGCTTCGTCCGGATCTCGGTTATCGACGGGACGGGTGCGAGCGAGAGCGTGTCGGTGCGGCTGCAGTAA